Within the Senegalia massiliensis genome, the region CAGGATGAGTTAGACGATGCACCAGAAGGATTTACAAAACTTTTAATGGATGCTTGTAATCTTGAATTTACTGATAACACTTTTGATAATGTGACCTTATTTTATACTCTTATGTATATTGACAAAGAACAACATAGTAAAGTAATCCAAGAAGCATACAGAGTATTAAAAGAACAAGGAGAACTTTATATTTGGGATGCAAATATAAACGAAGCAAACCCCTTTTTAGTTCAACTAAATATAGATGTGAATGGCTCGAAAGTTAATACTACCTATGGAATCTATAAAGAAGATGCATTCCAAGATAATAAGTACTTTGAAAATATTTGTAAAGGTGTTGGGTTTAATTTAATTAATAATACTGAAGAAAACAACCAATTTTATCTTCACTTTAGTAAATAATTGAAAGGAATGAATTATAATACACATAATGTAGGGAAGATTATTTATATTTGATGAGGTGAACAAAATGAAAACTATAACAATTTGTGGTAGTATGAAATTTGCAGAGAAAATGAAACAGATTGCTTGGAGACTGGAGGTTGAAAAAGGGTTTAATGTACTTCAATGCATCTATAATGAGCAGAATGAGCCTATAACTGACGAGGCACAAAAGCGTCTTGTTGCAGCACATTATAGGAAAATAGATATTTGCGATGCAGTTTATATTGTTGATATTGATGGTTATATCGGCACATCGGTTGCTGATGAAATTTTATATGCAAAAGAGAACGGAAAAGAGCTTATTTTTCACAGCGAACAGTATTAAATAACTTCGGGTAATGAGCATAACATGAAGTTCACAAATTCCAATTTGTAGCTTAATAATTAAACATAATTTATATTTAGCGTCGCATCAGTTGATTTATACGGCGTATGGAGACCAGAGAGGAGAGATTTATTGTGAAAAAGAAAGGTATAAGTTTAATTATTGTTTTGATTACCATTTTATCAATTACAGCATGTCAGAGGAATCCTGCACCGGATATCTTAACTAACACAGCAGATGATAATGTAAAAATTGAGGATAAAAAAGAAAAATTTTCAGTTATTAATAAAGAAGATGAATATCAAAAAATATTATTAAGATTTGGCCATGATAACAATCCAGAACCATCAGAGTTATTTGCATCAGATAATTTTTTAGATACTGAAAAAGAAATCAATCTTATCTTGAACCAAAATCACGATTATATTGAACTTAAATTTCAACCGTTACATTATATTGGTAATTATACTGGGAAAAAAGGTTTTGCTATTTCTGAAGACACAATAAATCAAGAGATTAATACAGGGCTTGAAAGCTTTATTTCTACAGACCTAAAAACAATGCAAATAGGAGAAAGATTTTTCATGAACTTTCCTTTACAAATTAGTAAAGGGAGGACTTTCGAGTCAAAGGATTTTATAATTTCAGAAGAAAATGAAATGGTTAATATAATATTAGGAAGTAATTATGTTAATGAATATAATTTAAATGATGTTTTGAATTTGGAATTGGCTACGAAAGAAATAAAGCTTAGAATAATTGGATTTTTAGAAAAAGATGTAACACTAAGTACGAGACATGATAATAAGCCGTTGGAGGATATAATTTTAAATGATTATATAATAATGCCATTTTATGATACTGAGTATTCTCCTAATAGTGAAGAGGAAAAGTTGTACCAACAAATATGGTATTCTTTAAAGAATGAAGGATTTATAAGACCTAATAAGGAAGAAACTATCGATAAGTTAAAAAAGGATATAGATATCATAAATAAAGAATATGATTTATTTTTTGATATAGTAAGTATACCTGTAAGCTTAAATTTAAAATAAATCTTGAATATTTGCTGCACATTCTTTATATTTAACGTCGTATAGGTATTAAAATATGAACCATTTATAAACAATTAGACAAATAGAAATTTGGAGGGTATATATGAAAAATGTTATTCTCAGTCACGATGATAAAGTAAGAATATATTCTGTTCCAGATGAGGTGGCAGATAACTTAGACAAGTATTGTTGGGAGTTTGCTGCTAATTGGATTTGGAAAAACCCAAATGGAGCAAAGCTGTTGCAGGAAATAAGAGGGCAGAAAGTAGCAATTTATGGGTCAACTGATTTTATTGATTATTTGAATGAGTGGATATTTCCACAACAGAAGTCGGTACTAATTGAACAACTGAATTACTACGATTATGAATTACCCGAAAAGTATAAAGACTATCCGCAATACAACTTTTGAGATATACAAATTCCAATTTTCAACCACAATTAATTACTTAAAAACTTAAATGAAAACCATAAATGCATTAAGATAAAAAAGTCTTAATGCATTTATTTTATATAAAACTAAAACTAAATGAAGAAATCTAAGAGGGGAAGTCGTCGATCAACTTATGATCGATAGGCTTCGCCTTTTTTTATTTCAAAAACTAAAAGAAAGGATTGAGAACAATGTCAAAATTATTTATGTATGGAACATCATTAGGAGGGATAGAACAGCTGATGGTTATGGCACCTAATTTCCAACCAAGAAGAAGTGGTATAGTAATTAATAATTATTTTAATTGTAAAGGAGGTGTTAAAGACTGTAATTCTGTGATTAATGTTAGTAATAGATGCAATGATTGTGGAGACATTCATTCTAGTTTCTTATCTAATATGGATAAGATTAGTTATAAAGGTTTAATAAATGAATGCTTTAGAAAAATAAGAAATTATTCATTTAAAGATAGGTTGAAACATCTTACTGATAGCTTTAAAGGAGAAGTATTCTTACATTCAAATCATAAGGAAAGATTTTATCGTGTAATTTACGAACAAGATATTGGTACCTATGATATATTGCCGTCATATTTCTCCTTACTTCTGATGAGACTCTATGGAATCTACTAGAGCACACAGTAAAACCAAATGGATTTGATTTTAATAAGTTTAACCTTAAACAAATAAGTACAGAAGGCTATGCCATATATCAAATGGCTAAAACCATATGGACAGGAAAAGAAAGTATTAGGATCAGTGAAATAGCAGATGTAGATTTAATTGATGATAAGGCCTTTAAAACAATTATTAATGCTTCACTGATTACAAGGGATGGTACAGATATATTTTTAATTACAAAATAGAATGGAGGGACAAGACTTGAATATTACAATTAAAAGATCTAATGGAGAAAATGAAAAGGCTAGAACCATATGGTTTCCCATTGAAGAGGAAAATTTAGATAAGATATGCAGTGAACTGGGAATAGAAATGACTACAGAACCAAATTGCTATATTGAAAATAGCATGGATAGAAACTTTCTAGGGATACTGCATGATAAAAACTGTAATATAGATGAGCTGAACTATTTAATGAAAAGACTAGATGGATTTAGTCAAAAAGAGATAGAAAGATTTTATGGTGCATCCTTTGCAGAAAACCCTAAGACAATGGCAGAGTTAATAGATCTAAGTTTTAATATGCATTGCTATAGTCTTGTAAGAGACTTTAATAATCTTGAAAAGGTGGGGAAAGACCTATATCTAACAGAGAGGCAAGCAGTATCGACAAAAGAATTAGATGAACTTGATGGCGAATCATATGCAATGGATGTAATAAAAAACAATCCTAATCCTATAATCACACCATATGGAGTCCTATATAAAAATAGCATATGTACCTGAGCAAGTATATAATGGAAAGCAGTTCCCTCCATATCTATGGAAAGAAACAATAGCAGCAGTACAGCTGACTGCAAAGGGAGAGAATGAATATATCTATCTTCCATGTTCAGATGTTGAAGTTGAAAAGGCACTGATGAGATTAGAAACACCTTATCTCCATGATTGTGAGGTGGCAGTTGATAGCCATAGTTTTCCCGACAGTATACTAAATATTGTTTCTGAAAGTACAACACCAGTAATTAAGGTAGATGCCTTAAATAAACTAGCAAAGCATTATAGTCAGATGGGGAGCCAAAATACAAGATATTTTGAAAAACTTATGGATCATATTAAGCCTCGAACTATTGATGAAGTATATGCACTTGCAGAATCCAGATATGAATTTGAACTCTTTGATGGCATTAAAGATATAGAAAGCTATGGGAGAGGTGTTTGTCAAGTAATTTGATGATTTCTTGTTATGTAATTCAAAAAACTAGTAAAAGGGATAAAAATAAATTTAAAATATTTAGTTCATAATATTACATATTATTATAATAATTACATAACATATGATAAACGAAAAAACATATACGTTGTATTGACAATGTATATAAAACAATATATAATATATTTGAAAGGGGTGATTAACATGGCTCAGATAAATATTCGTATTGATGATAATTTAAAAGAAAAGGCGGAGAAATTATTTGATGAATTGGGTTTAAATATGTCAACAGCCTTTAATATCTTTATCCGTCAAAGTATTCGAGAAGGTGGTATACCTTTTGAAATAACAACACAGGTTGATTCATTTTATAGTGAATCTAATATGAGGACTCTTATAGAATCTATAAAAGAAGCTGATGAAGGTAAATTTATTTCTAAGTCATTTGATGAATTGAAGGAAATGGAACAATGAAGATAAATTTTACAGAAATTGCATGGAATGATTATATCTATTGGCAAGGTCAAGATAAAAAAACAATAAAACGAATAAATCAACTTATCCAAGACATTGATCGCAATTGGAATGAAGGAATAGGAAAACCTGAACCACTTAAGGGAAATTTATCTGGATGGTGGTCACGTCGAATTGATGATAAAAATCGTCTTGTATATAGAATTCAAGATAATATGATTGAAATAGCTCAATGTAGAGGTCATTACGATGACAAATAATAAAATTATGATGAACAAGGCCTTTAAATAAAAAAATTATTTGAGGGTCTTGTTGTTTGTAATTTAAAATCTATATTGCCACAAGGGATAGCCAGGTCTAAGCGACATCTTTATTGTACTCTCAAGCCACGTCGAGACAGTCGTGTTGATAGAGAAGAAATAGATTGGAATAGCAAGGTTTAGAAGGTTTTAAGTAAATATGTAGATGTGTTTTATGTTCCTTAAGTTAGTCTTAGGGAACATATTTTATTTAGATGGCTATTGTGTACTAGAAATGAAAAAGCCCTAATGTACTATGTAGAAAAAAAGTCATCTATCAATTACATTTTAGGATGCTTGAAAAAACAATAGTTTTTCAATATAACGTAATTGTTAGATTCCTTGATGGAACAGAGGTCGAGTGTATAATTAAATAGCTTGAGTATTTGGTTTAGAGCCAGTTGAGATTTTAAGGGAATAATTTTGATTGTTTTTTTTGAAAAATATATTTGGAAAACGCTAAAATTAAATGAATATTTTGAAAAATATGATAAAATGGTATATAGTAATAACCAATAAAAGGAATGAGAGCTTATAGATATATGGGTTATAGTCATAAATAAAGACAAACTTTATATTAAGTTTAATTATGACAAGGGAAAAGGCCGAAAGATAAAGACAACAAACGTTAGGAGAGAGAATATATGACAGTATTTAGAAGAGAATTTAAACAAACTGATTTTGAAAAGGTTAGAGATTTTCTTAAAGAGACTTATAGTGAAGAATCTAGTAATTGGTATATTGATAGATGGAATTTTTGTAGATACTTTGCTCACAATTGGTTAGAAGTATTTGACACATGGCCTTCTACAGTTGGAATGTGGGTGGATGAAAACGATGAAATAGTTGCTATTGTTTCGTCTGAAGAAGAGAATAATGGTGAAGTGTTTTTTCAACTAAGAGAAATAAATTATAGTGAAGACTTCATTAATATATTAATAGAATATGCAGAAAAGAATTTATGCATATTAAAAGATGGGTACTTACAACTATATCCCATGGTTAATAACGCATGTAAAGATATAATGACTAAAGTTTTAGTTGATAGAGGTTATTCAAATACAGGTAATTATGAAACAGATTGTTCAATGGATATAAAAAAGCAACTTAACATTGACTTGCCAGATGGATTTATGATTCAGCCTGCTAATAATTACAGTGCAAGAGAGAGAGCACAAGCACATGGAAGAGCATTTAACAATGAATTATCAGAAGTTCCAGCTCGTATAAATGAACGTACAAGAGGATATACAGGGTTGGTTAATGCACCTGATTATAATGAAGACATTGATTTATGTATAGTAGATGAAATTGGAGAAATTGCATCTTTTGTAACACTATGGTTTGATTCTACAAATAAGGTAGGGATATTAGAACCAGTTGGAACTATACTTAAATATCGTCGTAAAGGATTAGGAAAATCAATTATATATGAAGGAATAAATCGAATTAAAGAACTTGGTGCTACAAAAGTACATGTAGGATCTAATCAAGACTTCTATAAAGATATAGGTTTTCAGGTTGAATCTAGAACAGAAATCTGGCACAAACAACTTTCGTGATTATTTCCGTATAATCCATGACATAGTGTAGCTATCTATATAATATTAGTTAGTTTTATATTATATAGAAATTCTATTGTAAAATCATAAAAAATAATCGGTGTGGTAATAATGAAACAATTAAAAGAAATATATCATAAAAAAATATAAATAAAAAGGGAAAAACTATTAAACGGGAAGTAGTGAGGAGTATTATTTTAGATGATGATAAAGTTCTTATGGCTTATTCATCTCAAAATGGTGATTATAAATTTCCTGGTGGTGGAATAGAAAGTGGTGAAATATATATATAAGCTTTGATTTGTGAGGTGGAAGAGGAGTGCGGTGCTTTAGTTTCTATAGTTATGAAAGAAATTGGAACAGTAATAGAATATAATAAACCAGTGGAAGATGAATACGACGTATTTAAAATGACCTCTTATTATTATTTATGTAAAGTAAAAGAAAATTACTGTAAGCAAAATTTAGATCAATATGAAGAAAATCTAGGATTTAAACCTGTTTGGATTAGTATTGAGGAAGCAATACAAAATAATAACTTGATTATTAATTCTGATTTACGAGAAACACCTATATGGACAGGGAGAAATACTTTTATTTTAGAATATATACAAGACATTTTAAAAAAATGAAATACAATAGATATTTAGAACGCTATGCTACGATCACATAACGTGTAGTTAGCGACATTCAGCTTGCTGATTAGAAGTGAGTATAGAGGTAACTTATGGAATTCAATAGTTGGAATGTAAATTGAGCGAAGAGCTAGAATGTCAGGAACCTACATAAAAGTTTGGTTTTTTGTGTCTATTTTATTTACATAGATCCAAGTTTAGGGGTTTTACAGGATAGAGTAGAGAGAATTAATAATGACTATTATAAATAAAATACATATACGTGTAAAAATCGGCCACTTAATTTTCAACTAATTCATATGACCGACTTACACGTATTTTTTATTTTTTGTTTAATAATTTTGATATTGCTAAGTTAACACCTAGTGTTCCTACTCCTATAAATATTTAGCAAAACAGGAACAGTTTTATTTTAATTTTATTGTTATAATAAAGTTAAAGTACGGAGAAAGGTCAGGTGGAGGTGGAAATTGAATTATAGGAGAGATATTGAGAAGTGTATTAAATTTATTGAGGAGAATATCAAAGAAAATATTACTATTAAAGATGTTGCTAATCAATTAGGGTACTCAGTTTATCACTTTTGTAGAGTTTTTAGCCTGTGTAAAGGTATGTCTGTTATGGAATATATTCGAGAACGAAGGTTGTCTTTAGCAGCTATAGAATTATTCAAAGGTAGAAAAATTATTGACATTTCTTTAGAATATGGATTTGAAACACATAGTGGGTTTACCAAGGCATTTCGTAAATCTTTTGGTTATAGTCCAACACAATATAAAGTGCGAATGGCTGGATATGATGATGTAAAAACAACATTTGAAATTGGAGGTTATATTATGAATCCTGTTATTGTAAAGAAAGCTGCATTTAAGGTAGCTGGTTATGGAATTAAAACCAATATTACTGGGGGAACATATACAAAGGATATTGCATCCTTTTGGAGCAATTATAATGGTGAAAATTTAGAAAGTAAAATGTATAAAATTTTAAATCCTGCTAAGCATGGTGAAGTGGGATTATGTGTTCCATTATCTGAAGATGGAAATACAATATATCTTTTAGGTGTTATAGTGGATGACTTTTCAAAGGTAGAAGAAAATATGATAACAGTAGAAGTGCCAGAAGCTGAGTATGCAGTTTTTACAACACCTCCTATTGATACTACAAATGAAAAAGAACAAAAGGAGTTTGCAAAGATCATTGCAGGAACATGGAAATATATTTTTGAAGATTGATTTAAAGATAGTGGATATGTATATGACGAAACCAAACTTGATTTTGAATTCTATGATGAACGCTGTCATCATAGAAAGGATACTGTAATGGATATTTACGTTCCTATTAAAAAAGTAAAATAAAGGTAACCAACTCTTTATATTTACAAAATTTACTTATAAATAAAAGAAGAAGGTGATGAAAATGTTAAGTTATTATGGTAGATTGTCTTCAGAAGTATATGATATGGATAAACCTATAGGTCATTCTTTTGGGGATGTTGAGTTTTATATAAATAGATTAGAGTCATGCAAAGGACCTATTCTTGAACCTGGAATAGGAACTGGTCGTATATTAATTCCTCTTTTAAAAAAAGGATTAAATGTTGAAGGGTTTGATAGTTCGAAAGATATGTTAAATATATGTATGAACAATTGTAAAAAAATAGGTTTAAATGCTAAACTTTTTGAGGCAAAGATGGAGTCTTTTTCGCAAGATAAAAAATATGATGCTATTATAGTACCAACGGGAACGTTTCTTTTAGTACATAAAAGATCAGATTCAATAAAAGCATTAAAAAACTTCTATAAGCATTTATCTAATGGTGGTAGATTAATTGTTGATATATCTTTACAAACAGATATTTCAATAGATACAGTTTCTACAAAAACTTTGGAATGTTCTAATGGAGATATAATTACATTAGAAAATAAAATTGTTGAGGTTGACTATATAAATCAATATACTATTTCCCATGGACGATATGAAAAGTGGCGTGAAGGTGTACTTTTTCAAACTGAATTGGAGTATTTTCCATTACGATGGTATGGAGTAGAAGAGTTTAAATTAATACTTGAAAGTATAGGGTTTAAAAATATTGTGATTTCTTCAGATTATAAATTTGGTCAATATCCATCAAATTCTGAAGATATAATTACTTTTGAGGCTGTTGCTATTAAATAGAAATGATATATATGCATTGAGATAAAAAATCTTGATGCATTTAATTTTTATGAATTTAAAACTAAATGCAGATAATGAACTGCTTTATTTTAAATTTTGTTTCATATAATTTTTTCAATTTATATTTAAAAAATATTTTAGGTACATGAAAACAGTTTTGAAGATATTGGTCTTAAGAATTTTAAAGATGGTATTACTACAGAATGGCAAATCATTGAGTGAATTCTAATATATATACAACCCTTGAATAATTATATAAGTGCATAAAAAAACTAATTAACGGAAAAAATATCAATGTATTATAGGAGGGGTGTGATATATAAAGAATTCTAAATACAAAAAAACCAAACAATGTGTGGTCAAAGCAAAAAAAATATGCTATAATTATACCTAAGGCAACCACTCTAAGATTTATCATTTTAAATTTAAAGTCAAAATTAGAAATTAAATAAAATATCAATTTCTAAAAAATGGAGCCTTTTTAGTGGAAATTACTTTTTTCAACTACATATCTGTGACTTCATTGCAAATATGATAGTATACATTATAAAAAGAATTTCCACAAAGTGTAAGCAAAAGTGGAATAGTGAGTATTTCTAATATATTGTATGGACAATAATTTGAGATATTTGATCGTTTAAGAAATGTATAATTTACATCATGAAAAAATATCCATGATACAGAGTCGTGATTCTTATATATGTAGATATTTTATTCTGATTTTTATGATGTAAAACTTAATTTGATAAATATATTTATCAAAAAACTATCTAAAAAGGAGAATATTATTATGAGTAATTATAATGAAGTATTATCAAGAAATACGGAAAATGCGCCAAAAGGTAACGGTTTATATTCACAAACTGTAGCTTTTTCTCATTACAATAATCTTTCAGCTCAATTACCCATTGATCCAAAATCTGGTGAAGTAGTAGATGGAGGTATAAAAGAGCAGGCTGAACAATGCTTTAAAAATATTAAGGCAATTGTAGAAAGCATAGACCATGTTATGAATGATATTGTTAAAATTACAGTATACGTTAAAAATATAAAAGATGTGGATGCTATAAATGAAGTTTATAAAACTTTCTTTACAAGCTATCTTCCAACAAGAACAGTAGTAGAGGTTAAAGATTTACCTATGAATTCTTTAGTTCAAATAGATGCATTATTATCAAATGGTGAAGGTACGATTCCAAATGCTCCACAATCAGGAGATCTTATAAAGCTTACAAATAACACATCAAATGCGCCAAATTGTTCTTTATCTACACAAACTGTAGCTTTTTCTCATTACAATAATATTTCAGCACAACTACCTATAGATCCAAAGTCTGGTAGAATCGTAGCTACTGATGTTAAAGAACAGGCTAAACAGTGCTTAAAAAATATTAAGGCAATTTTAGAAAGTGTTGACGTTCCTTTTGATGATATTGTAAAAATTAATATTTATCTTAAAAACATCTCAGATATTGAAGCTGTAAACGAAGTTTATAAAACATTCTTCCCAGACTCTGCTATAGCAAGAGCTGTGAATTATGTTCCAGCAAGAACAGTAGTAGCAGCTGAAGCTTTACCTATGGATGCTTTAGTTCAAATTGATGCAGTGGTATCATATGGTGATGGTACTCCTCCACAAGTTATTGAAGATAGACATGGTATTATCATAGAAGCAAATAACACAGAAAATGCTCCAAAAGATTCTCTATCAACACAAACAGTAGCATTTTCTCATTATAATCACATTTCAGCACAATTACCTATTGATCCAAAATCTGGTAAATTAGTATCAGGTGGTGTGAAAGAGCAAGCTGAACAATGTCTAAAAAATATTAAAGAAATTATAGAAAGTGTAGATCATGCTATGGAAGATGTAGTTAAAGTAAATATATTCTGTAAAAATATAGCAGATGTTGCTGCTATAAATGAAGCTTATAAAACATTCTTCCCAGAAGGAGTTCCAGCAAGAACAGTAGTAGCGGTTTCAGATTTACCTATGGATGCTTTAGTTCAAATAGATGCAGTTGCAGGAAATGCTGAAGGAACACCTCCAATAGTATAATAGTAAATGCAAAATAATATAGTTTAATCATAAAAAGCACCAAGATTTTAGCCAATTATGGCAGAAATCTTGGTGCTTTTTAATAATAGTTTTTAAAATTCCTCAATATAGGGTATAATATCTGAAATAACTTTAAGGAGGATATATATTGGAAAGAACATTTATAATGATTAAACCTGATGGAATACAAAGAGGTATAATGGGAGAAATCATATCTAAAATAGAAAAAAAGGGTTTTAAAA harbors:
- a CDS encoding class I SAM-dependent methyltransferase, translated to MTKIALDKTIKGTILDIGGGGEGIIGRLYKSQVTAIDNRQDELDDAPEGFTKLLMDACNLEFTDNTFDNVTLFYTLMYIDKEQHSKVIQEAYRVLKEQGELYIWDANINEANPFLVQLNIDVNGSKVNTTYGIYKEDAFQDNKYFENICKGVGFNLINNTEENNQFYLHFSK
- a CDS encoding Txe/YoeB family addiction module toxin, with product MKINFTEIAWNDYIYWQGQDKKTIKRINQLIQDIDRNWNEGIGKPEPLKGNLSGWWSRRIDDKNRLVYRIQDNMIEIAQCRGHYDDK
- a CDS encoding type II toxin-antitoxin system RelB/DinJ family antitoxin gives rise to the protein MAQINIRIDDNLKEKAEKLFDELGLNMSTAFNIFIRQSIREGGIPFEITTQVDSFYSESNMRTLIESIKEADEGKFISKSFDELKEMEQ
- a CDS encoding RidA family protein, with the translated sequence MSNYNEVLSRNTENAPKGNGLYSQTVAFSHYNNLSAQLPIDPKSGEVVDGGIKEQAEQCFKNIKAIVESIDHVMNDIVKITVYVKNIKDVDAINEVYKTFFTSYLPTRTVVEVKDLPMNSLVQIDALLSNGEGTIPNAPQSGDLIKLTNNTSNAPNCSLSTQTVAFSHYNNISAQLPIDPKSGRIVATDVKEQAKQCLKNIKAILESVDVPFDDIVKINIYLKNISDIEAVNEVYKTFFPDSAIARAVNYVPARTVVAAEALPMDALVQIDAVVSYGDGTPPQVIEDRHGIIIEANNTENAPKDSLSTQTVAFSHYNHISAQLPIDPKSGKLVSGGVKEQAEQCLKNIKEIIESVDHAMEDVVKVNIFCKNIADVAAINEAYKTFFPEGVPARTVVAVSDLPMDALVQIDAVAGNAEGTPPIV
- a CDS encoding class I SAM-dependent methyltransferase, whose protein sequence is MLSYYGRLSSEVYDMDKPIGHSFGDVEFYINRLESCKGPILEPGIGTGRILIPLLKKGLNVEGFDSSKDMLNICMNNCKKIGLNAKLFEAKMESFSQDKKYDAIIVPTGTFLLVHKRSDSIKALKNFYKHLSNGGRLIVDISLQTDISIDTVSTKTLECSNGDIITLENKIVEVDYINQYTISHGRYEKWREGVLFQTELEYFPLRWYGVEEFKLILESIGFKNIVISSDYKFGQYPSNSEDIITFEAVAIK
- a CDS encoding GNAT family N-acetyltransferase gives rise to the protein MTVFRREFKQTDFEKVRDFLKETYSEESSNWYIDRWNFCRYFAHNWLEVFDTWPSTVGMWVDENDEIVAIVSSEEENNGEVFFQLREINYSEDFINILIEYAEKNLCILKDGYLQLYPMVNNACKDIMTKVLVDRGYSNTGNYETDCSMDIKKQLNIDLPDGFMIQPANNYSARERAQAHGRAFNNELSEVPARINERTRGYTGLVNAPDYNEDIDLCIVDEIGEIASFVTLWFDSTNKVGILEPVGTILKYRRKGLGKSIIYEGINRIKELGATKVHVGSNQDFYKDIGFQVESRTEIWHKQLS